TCACAACCTAAGATGATATGTAACTCATCAACTTGACTAATTGCTTTCTCAATGAGATAGACATGCCCGCAATGAAGTGGATAAAACTTACCAAAAATCAGACCAATTTGACGTTTATTCGTTGAGTGAATATTCATTTTATATCGAAATTATTGAGGTTAGTTGTCGTATACTGTAACCAATATTCAATTTCTTTCTATTCAAAAGATGCTATTTGATTAATTGTCATTTAAACCCTTCGCCCATTTTGGTTTATCTACTTTAATGAGCGAAAAGTAAGGTTACATTTTACTGGTTTTCTCTTGCCACTTAGCCAGTACAATACCAGTTAATACTGATATATTAAGTGCTGACATAGACTCACTACCAGATACATAAATAACCTTATCGGCAAGACTCGCGAGCGGAATATTGATTTGTTGAAAAATAATGAAGACAACTTTTGAACTCATTTTCGCTGTAGCCAAAGTTTCAGCGTTAATTGAGTTCACTTTACATGGCAATAAAGCAATAATTTGGTAACCTTGCTGTTTAAAATGATCTATTGAGGCCAGCAAATCATCTGATTTAATTGGTGTTATTGTTTCAGCCCCACCTTCAGAAACCCGAAGCGCTGCGCCATTTTCTAATAAATCAGGTTGACGTAAGAGCAAACCATTTACATTAAAAAATGCGGCTGTTCTAACTATTCCGCCCAAATTATGCGGATTATTAATATCGTCAATAGCCAGCACACAATCTTGTTCTAATGCGGTTGATTTTGATAAGTAATCGCTAACAAGCTGCGCTTGACGCTTTTTCACAATTAAGCAAATACCACCATGATGTGGGGTTTGAGCTATTTTAGTCATTTCTTCATCAGTAATAACATTATAGCCTAATCGGTGTTTTACTAAATATGCCACTAGCGCTTTGAATTCATAGGTTTTATCTTGCAATAAAAAGGCTTTAATAATTGAATCCGGACGATGATTAAATACTGCTTTACAGCTATTTTCACTATAAATTAATATTTCCTCTTTACGCTGCCGCTTTATTCGCTCACGATCAACTGGTGATTTGCTTTCAGTGTCAAAAGTGGGTAATTGCTCAGTATTTTGAAATCGATTTTTCCAAGGTGAATCACTCCCGTCTGCCGCACTTTTATCTCGAGGTTTAAATTTTTCAGTGTGGCGTTCGTTTGCGCGATTATTCTCGGAATGAGATTTTTCTGAACGCGGTCTATCAGATGAGGGCTTGCCATAACTGCTGCTGCCAAATGTCTCAACTCTGCTATCATTTGAGCGGCGACTCTCTGAATGAGGCTTTTCTGAGCGCGGTCTATCAGATGAGGGCTTGCCATAACTGCTGCTGCCAAATGTCTCAACTCTGCTATCATTTGAGCGGCGACTCTCTGAGCGAGGCTTTTCTGAGCGCGGTCTATCAGATGAGGGCTTGCCATAACTGCTGCTGCCAAATGTCTCAACTCTGCTATCATTTGAGCGGCGACTCTCTGAGCGAGGCTTTTCTGAGCGCGGTCTATCAGATGAGGGCTTGCCATAACTGCTGCGTCCATTTGATTTAAACTTATCCGCTTCCCGTTTTCCTCGCTCGCGTGTTGATGCATCTTCTTGCGATTTTTGAGTATAAAAAACCGTTGGTTTTACTTTATTATCGGGTTGCTCATTGTCACTCATAAGTGTCTCGCTATTTTACCTAGTTCTAATTGTTGGTGCGACTTTATCAAGTACGCCATTAATGAATTTATGGCTATCTTCTGCTCCAAATGTTTTTGTTAAATCAATAGCCTCATTAATAACAACTTTATAAGGAACATCTTCACGTTTTAATAACTCATAAACAGCGATACGTAAAATGGCTCTCTCAATTTGACCTAGCTCATCTAATGAGCGTTCATTTAGGTATGAGACCATTTTATTATCAAGATCTGCAGTATTAAGCGCGACACCGTTTAATAGTTCTCGAAAATATTTTTTATCCACACCTTTCATGTCTTGCTCTGCCATAAAGCTGACTTCAACATCGGAAAGATCATTTTTAGAAACCTGCCAAGAGTAAATGGCTTGTACCGCGCACTCTCGAGCTCTACGTCTTGGATTTGTTGTTGAGCTCACGAATTACCCCTTAATGGCTTTTAAGGTATTTAACATTTCTAGCACCGTTAGCGCGGCTTCTGCACCCTTGTTACCCGCTTTAGTTCCTGCTCGTTCAATCGCTTGCTCAATATTTTCGGTAGTTAAAATGCCAAAGCCAATAGGAATTGAATGCTCTAAAGAGACCGATAATAATCCAGAGCTTGATTCCCCAGCCACATAGTCAAAATGAGCAGTACTGCCTCGAATAACCGTACCTAACGCAACAATAGCATCATATTTTTTACTTTGTGCTGCTGCTTTAGCTGCCAAAGGAATTTCATACGCACCAGGAACCTTGATAACAGTAATATTTTTATCATCAACTTGCCCAACACGTTTTAAGGCATCAACTGCACCTTCAACTAAGCTGTCATTAATGAAATGGTTAAAACGCGCCATAATAATAGCAATTTTGGCTTTAGGTGCGGCGACTTGACCTTCGATAGTTTGCATAATAGTTCCTTTAAATCTAGCTAAATTTTGCTTAGCCCTTTAAGAATGCGATAATTTTAGCACAGATTCTAATTTTAGCTATGTTGATTTTAGTTAACCCACAAGAATATAAAATATATTTATTTCAAAAAGTTATGTTAAAACCAGCGATAAATTGAACAAAATTATCTCATCGTTTTATCAATCGATGTCAAAATACCACGCAAAATATTTAATTCTTGTTGCTCAATGCGCGCTCGAGTGAACAATCGCCTTAATCTACCCATTATTTGTCCTGGATGACTAGGGTGAATAAAACCTGTTTGCAATAAAGTTTGCTCTAAATGATGGTAAAAGCGCTCAATATCGCCATCTTTTGGATAGTCGATTGATTCGTTTACTATAGACGGATTATTCTCTAGTCTTAACATAGCCATACGGATTTCGTAGCATAATACTTGAACTGACATCGCTAAGTTTAGTGAGCTGTATTGAGAATTAGCGGGGATAGAGACATGATAATGACATTTTTGTAGTTCTTCATTGGTAAGTCCTACTCGCTCTCGTCCAAATATTAAAGCAATTTGATGACCTAAAACCGCCTCTTCAATAATTTTATCCCCACTTTGAAAAGATTCTAGGTGAGGCCATTGTAAGTGACGCGAGCGCGCGCTGGTACCAATGACGAGCTGACAATCCGCAATCGCATCATTTAGAGAGTCAACGATTTGAGCTTGTTTGACAATATCACTTGCCCCAGCGGCAAGTGATATTGATTGTGAATCAGGCTTTACAATCGGGTTGACTAAGCATAGCTTGGTTAATCCCATCGTTTTCATAGCTCTTGCAGCCGATCCCATATTACCAGTGTGAGATGTTTCAATTAATACAATTTTAATATTATCGAGTAATGACATTTATGATATCCAGTAAAAATTTTACCGTCATTTTAACATAAACTAGAAAAAGCCTAAAATGCTGTTATACTATGCCGCAAAATATTACCCGATTTAATCGGGCACTCATTTTCTGTTCTTTAAAATCAATTGGAAAAACATTATGCATCCGATGCTAAATATCACTATTCGTGCTGCCCGTAAGGCAGGTAACGTCATTATTAAATCTTATGAAAATCCAGCTTCTGTCAAAGTTGATAACAAAGGTGAGAATGACTTTGTAACGAATGTAGACAAAGCCGCTGAATCACTAATTATCGAAACAATAAAAAAAGCCTATCCAGATCATACTATTATAGCTAAAGAAAGTGGTATAACCAAAGGTAGTGATGACGATGTACAATGGATTATTGACCCAATTGATGGTGCAACCAACTTAATTAAAGGTATTCCTCACTGCTGTATTTCAATCGCGGTCCGTCTCAAAGGCAAAACCGAAGTCGCTGTCGTTTATAACCCAATGGCAAATGAGTTATTTACGGCAACAAGAGGACAAGGTGCGCAACTTAATGGTTACCGTATTCGAGTAAATAACGTCAAAGATCTAGAAAATACAGTTTTAGCTATTGGTTTTCCTTATAAACAAAAGCAGTATAGCGATAGCTATTTCAATGTATTACAAAAACTATTTACTAAGTGTGCTGATTTTCGTCGTACGGGATCTGCTGCATTGGATTTGTCTTACATTGCAGCAGGGCGAATTGATGGATTGTTTGAAATTGGTTTGAAGCCTTGGAACATCGCTGCGGGTGAACTAATACTACGCGAAGCTGGCGGAATTTTGACTGATTTTGCTGGCGGTAACAACTACATGGCTTCTGGCAATGTAGTTGCTGGCTCGCCGAAAGTCGTTAAGGATTTTATTACCTTAACACTAAATGATTGGCCTGATCGTTTAAAATGCTAGTTATTTAGCCAAAAATAATCAATTTCATAAAAACCCGTTACGCGGGTTTTTTGTTATCTCGATGGCACACCACTATGGAAACGAAACTCACAATCTTCACGGCTAATTAGCTCTGCTTCTACTTGACCAATTAATTTAACCCTATCATCAATTCCAGTATGACTAATTTTTTGTGCCAATTTAAGGTAATCTTGATAATGCCTTGCCTCTGAACGCAATAATGAAATATAAAAATTGGCAAGTTTCTCATCAACATAAGGCACTAATTTAGCAAATCGTTCACATGACCTTGCTTCAATATAAGCGCCACAAATTAATTTATCGACTAATGTTGCTGGCTCATATGTTCTAACTTGCTGCATCAATCCCTTAGCGTAACGGCTTGCCGTGATACTTTGGTATTTAATATTACGCTGACTCATAATATCGAATACCTGATAAAAATGATGTAACTCTTCTTTAATTAGCGTGACCATTTTATCGACTAACTCCTCGGCATAAGGACAATCTGGGCGAAGGACGAGTTGCTTGGAGATATCGTGATGGCGACTAAGTAATTGATGAAAATCCCCACCTTTATAGTAGATTAAATTCTCATACGGTTGTAACCAATTTAGCAAAATCTCGCTACTTTTTTTATCAATCGCGTATTTACGAACTAGCCAAGCCGCGGTTTGTGCGGCTTTTAGCTCGCAAATCATATGATCAATTAATAAAATTGATAAATTTTCAGCTTTTTTAGCTTCGTCTATCCATAACGAGGGAGTTGGGCAATGCAAAAAAGCATCAATCGGTTCAAGCAATGACTGATATGCAGATAAATTCATGATATTAATCAAGCCAATAGATTACAATTTTAAGCCTTTTAGCCATTTTGTCACATCTTTACCTAATGATTGATGCCTCATCGCATATTGGACAAACGTTTGAACATAACCAAGTTTATTACCGCAATCATGACTCTGTCCTTTAATGCAATAGGCATCAATCGCTTCGTAATTAAGTAACATACCAATGGCATCGGTTAGTTGAATTTCATCGCCTGCTCCCGTAGGCGTTTTAGCAAGTAGTGGCCAAATTTTTTCTGACAATACATAACGCCCAACAATCGATTGATTTGATGGTGCGTCTTGCTGTGAAGGTTTTTCAACTACCCCATACATTTGAGCAGTATTGCCAGCTAATAATTCTTCGCCATGGCAATCAACAATACCATACGATGAAACAAGTGCTTGCTCAACTGGCTCAACCATAATTTGGCTACGCTTTGTTTCATGATAGTTATCTATCATCGCTTTAAGGTTATCTCGGTCTAAATTACTTTCATACTCATCAATAATCACATCTGGTAACACAACCGCAAAAGGCTCGTTACCAACTAAAGGATAAGCACATAAAACCGCATGCCCGAGCCCTTTGGCTAGTCCTTGTCTCACACTACTAATCGTGACATGTTTAGGTAAGATAGATTGCACTTCTTGCAGAAGTTGCCGCTTTACACGAGCCTCTAACATCGCTTCTAATTCAAAGCTAGTATCAAAATGGTTTTCAATCGAATTTTTTGATGAATGGGTAACAAAAATGATTTCAGTTATCCCAGCAGCAATACACTCTTTCACCACATATTGAATCAGCGGCTTATCCACTACTGGCAGCATCTCTTTAGGGATTACTTTAGTTGCAGGTAGCATTCGAGTTCCAAGCCCTGCAACAGGAATAACCGCTTTGGTAACTTTACCTTTTACTGAAAGTTCAAAATTTGAAAACATTGACTATCCTTTTTAACAAAAAATAATTATTTTATTATGTTTAATTCTACTGGAATTAGAACATATTTGTATTTAGCGCTCATAACCGTATTATTAATTACTAATGTAGCAATTAATATCAGTAAATAGAGAAGCAGTAACAAATACTTTACTATAATGGAAAAAAAGTATTTCCTAAGCAAAACTATATAACAATAAGACGTTTTTTTGCTAATGAAAACGTTATTATCAGCTTAAACCATTTCTCCATTTATTGGCATAAAGTTATAAAGAGGCAAATGCCTTGGCAACTTGATAAACATTATTATTGCTCAACCCAGCCACACACATTCGACCACTGCCAATCAGATAAACACCAAACTCTGTTTTTAATCTTTCTACTTGTTGTTTAGTAAAACCGGTATAACTAAACATTCCTTGTTGCTGTAGTAAAAAACTCAAATCACGATCTGGCTCTAACTGTTTTAATGTGTCCACTAAGGTTAATCGCATGTGTGCAATACGCTCGCGCATAGTATTAACTTCGTTTACCCAAATAGCATTTAATTCTGGTTGATTAAGCACGTAAGAAACAATTTGAGCACCCGTATTAGCAGGGCTTGAGTAGTTACGTCTGACGGTAAATTGTAATTGCCCTAACACTCGCGAAGCGGCCTGCTTGTCTTCACAAAGTACCGATAATCCACCTACACGTTCGCCATAAAGTGAAAATGTTTTAGAGAAAGAATTGCCCACTAGACCACATAGCCCTGACGCAGCTAAAGCGCGAATAGCATAAGCATCATCATCAATACCTTTACCAAAACCTTGATAGGCAATATCCATAAATGGAATCAGATCTTTTTCTTTTAGTACTGAAATCACTTTATCCCATTGCTCATTAGTCAAATCTGCGCCTGTCGGGTTGTGGCAGCAAGGGTGTAAAAGCACAATACTTTTTACCGGTAACTGGCTTATCGTTTGTAACATACCGTCAAAGTTAACCCCTCCCGTTTTCTGATCAAAATAGGGGTAATAATTGACCGTAAAACCGGCGCCATTAAATATGGCGACATGATTATCCCAAGTTGGATCACTTACCCAAACTTGTGAAGAAGGGAAATAGCGAAATAAAAAATCTGCGCCAACTTTTAAAGCTCCTGAACCACCTAAAGTTTGAATTGTTGCAATACGCCGAGCTTTAACCGATGAACTTTCAGCGCCAAAAAGTAGTGTTTGAATCGCCGAGCAATAAGAAGGTAATCCACTCATTGGCAAATAAAGTGATGCGCCATGATTAGTTTGGTAAAGATAGTCGGTCGCTTTTTTTACACAGTTTAATCTTGGTACAACACCCTGCTCATCATAATAATAACCAATACTCAAATTAACTTTATTTTCTCGATTATCATTATTAAAATCAGCAACTAAAGAGAGGATTGGATCACCTGCATAGGATTCGACTTTTTCAAACATAATGGTGCCTTTTTATAATTACAAAGATAGTGAAAAATCATTAGCTGATTATTACACCAACTTTTTCACCAATCAATATTTATAACAGATATTTTATTAATATAGTAAGACTCGTTACTTGTATAGCAATCAAACCTAAATTTTAGATGATGAGTTGGCGAGATAGAAACTGCACCATATTTAATTTTATATGGTGCAAATAGCGGTGAGGTTGAGCTAACTCAAGTCAACGTTTTTACAACCACAACAATAAGTAATAATAAAACCAGCGACATAAGTGATCATTAAGCCAACAAAATAGACCAACATAGCTGGAAGAGCACCCTCATATGATGTCATAAAAGGAATCGCGATAATACCAGAAGGTCCAAAAACTGAATTCAATCCCATCGGCAAACCTAGCATGGCGACTAGGCCAATAAAAAATCCCCCTGCTGCACCACCAATACAAGCGGTAATAAAGGGCTTAATACGCGGCAGTGTCACACCATAAATTAACGGTTCACCGATACCTAAAAAGCCAGGGATAATAGCGCCACTGATCTGTTTACGTAATAAGCTACCCTTCGGCGAGCGAACAAATAATGCCAGCGCAGCACCAACTTGACCACCTCCTGCCATTGCAAGTATCGGGAACAAGGAGTTAAATCCTTGATCGGCAACTAATGCAATATATACGGGTACAAAGCCTTGATGAATACCAAACATAACCGCAATTAAAAATAAGCCAGCCAATATTGCCGCACCAATAGGATTGCTATTTAGATGTTTAAATAAAAATGACATTCCATCAAATAAATAAGCGCCCATTGGCATAATCGCTAAGTATGTTACTGCCCCCATAATCAATAGAGTGATTGTTGAAGTAAGTAGCATGTCAAAATTATCCGGTACAAAGCGACGAACCAATCGCTCAACTTTAGCGCCTAAAATCGTCGCAATCAAAATGCCAATAATATTACCACGCGCATCAATAGCAAAACCAAAAAAGTCCTGCATGCCGGAGTAATAACCAACAGTACCCGTGCTATTATACGTTAAGATAAAAAGTGAAGCTAAAATAGCACCATTGACCCCTGAGCCACCAAAAGCTTGTTGAGCATTATAACCAACTAAAATACCTAGAAAAGTAAATAACCCCTTACTAAAAACCTTGGTATAGTTAATAATATCAACCAAAATCAGGCTATGCCCCTCAACACCTAAGACAAATTGCTGCTCAAGTACGGTCGCAATGCCAAGTAATAAGCCGGCGGCAATAAAACCGGGGATTAAGGGCGTGAAAATCGTCGCAAACTTAGCAAAAAAACCTTGGATCATGCTATTTTGTTTCGATTTTAGTTGGCTTTTTTGCGTTTTGGCTATCTCATCTAAAGTTTGCTGGGACTGCTCATCGGGCACAATATCATTGTTTTGTAGTGCGATATCCATTAGCTCTTTCGCTTTTTGCGCTTTGCCCGGACCTAAAATTATTTGCAGTTGATCATCACCATCAATAACACCCATCACACCATCAATTTGTTTGATTTTACTGTGATCTGCAAGGTTGCGATCGTGCAACCCTAAGCGTAAACGTGTCATACAATTGCCATTGCGGGCAATATTGTTACTGCCGCCGACAGCAGCAATAATCTTATTAATCATTTCTTGGTTGATTTTTGACATATTTGCTCCGAATAAAAGCGTTACGAATTGATCGCAGCGCGAATAAAGCCATTATTTTTAGCTAATAACAATTTAGCATCATTAGCACTAAGATTCGTCAGGATCATAACAATCGCGGTTTTACAGTGCCGATCGCATTGAGACAAGGTCTGCTCAGCTTGCTCACGTGAACATTTGGTTGCTTGCATCA
The genomic region above belongs to Orbaceae bacterium lpD02 and contains:
- a CDS encoding tRNA/rRNA methyltransferase — encoded protein: MSDNEQPDNKVKPTVFYTQKSQEDASTRERGKREADKFKSNGRSSYGKPSSDRPRSEKPRSESRRSNDSRVETFGSSSYGKPSSDRPRSEKPRSESRRSNDSRVETFGSSSYGKPSSDRPRSEKPHSESRRSNDSRVETFGSSSYGKPSSDRPRSEKSHSENNRANERHTEKFKPRDKSAADGSDSPWKNRFQNTEQLPTFDTESKSPVDRERIKRQRKEEILIYSENSCKAVFNHRPDSIIKAFLLQDKTYEFKALVAYLVKHRLGYNVITDEEMTKIAQTPHHGGICLIVKKRQAQLVSDYLSKSTALEQDCVLAIDDINNPHNLGGIVRTAAFFNVNGLLLRQPDLLENGAALRVSEGGAETITPIKSDDLLASIDHFKQQGYQIIALLPCKVNSINAETLATAKMSSKVVFIIFQQINIPLASLADKVIYVSGSESMSALNISVLTGIVLAKWQEKTSKM
- the nusB gene encoding transcription antitermination factor NusB — encoded protein: MSSTTNPRRRARECAVQAIYSWQVSKNDLSDVEVSFMAEQDMKGVDKKYFRELLNGVALNTADLDNKMVSYLNERSLDELGQIERAILRIAVYELLKREDVPYKVVINEAIDLTKTFGAEDSHKFINGVLDKVAPTIRTR
- the ribE gene encoding 6,7-dimethyl-8-ribityllumazine synthase, which encodes MQTIEGQVAAPKAKIAIIMARFNHFINDSLVEGAVDALKRVGQVDDKNITVIKVPGAYEIPLAAKAAAQSKKYDAIVALGTVIRGSTAHFDYVAGESSSGLLSVSLEHSIPIGFGILTTENIEQAIERAGTKAGNKGAEAALTVLEMLNTLKAIKG
- the trmJ gene encoding tRNA (cytosine(32)/uridine(32)-2'-O)-methyltransferase TrmJ, whose amino-acid sequence is MSLLDNIKIVLIETSHTGNMGSAARAMKTMGLTKLCLVNPIVKPDSQSISLAAGASDIVKQAQIVDSLNDAIADCQLVIGTSARSRHLQWPHLESFQSGDKIIEEAVLGHQIALIFGRERVGLTNEELQKCHYHVSIPANSQYSSLNLAMSVQVLCYEIRMAMLRLENNPSIVNESIDYPKDGDIERFYHHLEQTLLQTGFIHPSHPGQIMGRLRRLFTRARIEQQELNILRGILTSIDKTMR
- the suhB gene encoding inositol-1-monophosphatase, coding for MHPMLNITIRAARKAGNVIIKSYENPASVKVDNKGENDFVTNVDKAAESLIIETIKKAYPDHTIIAKESGITKGSDDDVQWIIDPIDGATNLIKGIPHCCISIAVRLKGKTEVAVVYNPMANELFTATRGQGAQLNGYRIRVNNVKDLENTVLAIGFPYKQKQYSDSYFNVLQKLFTKCADFRRTGSAALDLSYIAAGRIDGLFEIGLKPWNIAAGELILREAGGILTDFAGGNNYMASGNVVAGSPKVVKDFITLTLNDWPDRLKC
- the miaE gene encoding tRNA isopentenyl-2-thiomethyl-A-37 hydroxylase MiaE — its product is MNLSAYQSLLEPIDAFLHCPTPSLWIDEAKKAENLSILLIDHMICELKAAQTAAWLVRKYAIDKKSSEILLNWLQPYENLIYYKGGDFHQLLSRHHDISKQLVLRPDCPYAEELVDKMVTLIKEELHHFYQVFDIMSQRNIKYQSITASRYAKGLMQQVRTYEPATLVDKLICGAYIEARSCERFAKLVPYVDEKLANFYISLLRSEARHYQDYLKLAQKISHTGIDDRVKLIGQVEAELISREDCEFRFHSGVPSR
- the galU gene encoding UTP--glucose-1-phosphate uridylyltransferase GalU, with protein sequence MFSNFELSVKGKVTKAVIPVAGLGTRMLPATKVIPKEMLPVVDKPLIQYVVKECIAAGITEIIFVTHSSKNSIENHFDTSFELEAMLEARVKRQLLQEVQSILPKHVTISSVRQGLAKGLGHAVLCAYPLVGNEPFAVVLPDVIIDEYESNLDRDNLKAMIDNYHETKRSQIMVEPVEQALVSSYGIVDCHGEELLAGNTAQMYGVVEKPSQQDAPSNQSIVGRYVLSEKIWPLLAKTPTGAGDEIQLTDAIGMLLNYEAIDAYCIKGQSHDCGNKLGYVQTFVQYAMRHQSLGKDVTKWLKGLKL
- a CDS encoding amino acid aminotransferase translates to MFEKVESYAGDPILSLVADFNNDNRENKVNLSIGYYYDEQGVVPRLNCVKKATDYLYQTNHGASLYLPMSGLPSYCSAIQTLLFGAESSSVKARRIATIQTLGGSGALKVGADFLFRYFPSSQVWVSDPTWDNHVAIFNGAGFTVNYYPYFDQKTGGVNFDGMLQTISQLPVKSIVLLHPCCHNPTGADLTNEQWDKVISVLKEKDLIPFMDIAYQGFGKGIDDDAYAIRALAASGLCGLVGNSFSKTFSLYGERVGGLSVLCEDKQAASRVLGQLQFTVRRNYSSPANTGAQIVSYVLNQPELNAIWVNEVNTMRERIAHMRLTLVDTLKQLEPDRDLSFLLQQQGMFSYTGFTKQQVERLKTEFGVYLIGSGRMCVAGLSNNNVYQVAKAFASL
- the murP gene encoding PTS N-acetylmuramic acid transporter subunit IIBC encodes the protein MSKINQEMINKIIAAVGGSNNIARNGNCMTRLRLGLHDRNLADHSKIKQIDGVMGVIDGDDQLQIILGPGKAQKAKELMDIALQNNDIVPDEQSQQTLDEIAKTQKSQLKSKQNSMIQGFFAKFATIFTPLIPGFIAAGLLLGIATVLEQQFVLGVEGHSLILVDIINYTKVFSKGLFTFLGILVGYNAQQAFGGSGVNGAILASLFILTYNSTGTVGYYSGMQDFFGFAIDARGNIIGILIATILGAKVERLVRRFVPDNFDMLLTSTITLLIMGAVTYLAIMPMGAYLFDGMSFLFKHLNSNPIGAAILAGLFLIAVMFGIHQGFVPVYIALVADQGFNSLFPILAMAGGGQVGAALALFVRSPKGSLLRKQISGAIIPGFLGIGEPLIYGVTLPRIKPFITACIGGAAGGFFIGLVAMLGLPMGLNSVFGPSGIIAIPFMTSYEGALPAMLVYFVGLMITYVAGFIITYCCGCKNVDLS